The proteins below come from a single Plantactinospora sp. KBS50 genomic window:
- a CDS encoding M23 family metallopeptidase, whose translation MSAPDASPPPRRRLLPLAIAGTVLCALLCCVGGAGAFMLTTLGGDDPTLTLAADACGQGDPLPPDGAMPRMEDYGPSQLRNAAVIIAVGRQMQVPPRGWVIAIATAIQESRLSNLPYLGAGNDHDSLGLFQQRPSQGWGTPEQVRDPAYAARKFYEHLVLIDGWQHLALTDAAQRVQRSAFPDAYAKHEPAATAIVNRLADGAARSLGTAVTPRCAAADEITASGWTLPVHAKVGSGFRTADRPAHNGVDLIIGRGADIHAAASGRVLVARCDPDHRGQRSCDVDGYPGKGGCGWFVDILHAGGVITRYCHMVRAPFVRPGQQVQAGEVIGKVGTSGNSSGPHLHFEVHLNGVRANSGAVNPVPFMRDRGVPLGGSA comes from the coding sequence GTGAGCGCCCCGGACGCCTCGCCGCCGCCCCGGCGCCGGCTGCTGCCGCTGGCGATCGCCGGCACCGTGCTCTGCGCCCTGCTCTGCTGCGTGGGCGGAGCCGGCGCGTTCATGCTGACCACGCTCGGCGGCGACGACCCCACGTTGACGCTCGCCGCCGACGCCTGCGGCCAGGGCGATCCGCTGCCGCCGGACGGCGCCATGCCCCGGATGGAGGATTACGGGCCGAGCCAGCTGCGCAACGCGGCGGTCATCATCGCGGTCGGCCGGCAGATGCAGGTACCGCCGCGCGGCTGGGTGATCGCCATCGCGACCGCGATCCAGGAGTCCCGGCTGTCGAACCTGCCCTACCTGGGCGCCGGCAACGACCACGACTCGCTCGGGCTGTTCCAGCAGCGCCCGAGCCAGGGCTGGGGAACACCGGAACAGGTACGCGACCCGGCGTACGCGGCCCGGAAGTTCTACGAGCATCTGGTCCTGATCGACGGCTGGCAGCACCTGGCGCTGACCGACGCCGCGCAGCGGGTGCAGCGCAGTGCCTTCCCGGACGCCTACGCCAAGCACGAGCCGGCCGCCACCGCCATCGTGAACCGGCTGGCCGACGGCGCGGCCCGGTCCCTCGGCACGGCGGTCACGCCGCGCTGCGCCGCCGCCGACGAGATCACCGCGTCGGGCTGGACCCTGCCGGTGCACGCCAAGGTGGGCTCGGGCTTCCGCACGGCCGACCGGCCGGCGCACAACGGGGTCGATCTGATCATCGGGCGGGGCGCCGACATCCACGCCGCGGCCAGCGGCCGGGTGCTGGTGGCCCGCTGCGACCCGGACCACCGGGGCCAGCGGAGCTGCGACGTGGACGGATACCCGGGCAAGGGCGGCTGCGGCTGGTTCGTCGACATCCTGCACGCCGGCGGCGTGATCACCCGGTACTGCCACATGGTCCGGGCGCCGTTCGTCCGGCCCGGTCAGCAGGTGCAGGCCGGCGAGGTGATCGGTAAGGTCGGCACCAGCGGCAACTCGTCGGGTCCGCACCTGCACTTCGAGGTGCACCTGAACGGCGTCCGGGCCAACTCCGGCGCGGTCAACCCGGTGCCGTTCATGCGGGACCGGGGCGTACCGCTCGGCGGTTCGGCGTGA
- a CDS encoding FtsK/SpoIIIE domain-containing protein has translation MTVSRARTTRAAALHRQAAASAAVVAAAVDEIGPAVADGSDQRALADILAGAAGVLAPGWLGADLGDGLAEPEAGDDLVPRYVRIGVAEPSGGAHFPVIVPLLGTGHLALDADARDPRVAAVLRCLLLRVLAAAPAGSVLVRGVTAADSAEAFTPFLPLAEVGLFPPPATDRLGLLAVLAEAERWVRPATSAAGRGRRRDRSLLVVVAALPDPVEPADLARLAALAGPGAAAGLHLIVAGWPAAAPRPPDADPEPAPRPEPMSRPGPASRSAADQVPATRAPQAAAWPGTPPTVPTAVSRVGASTGAPVTRPAVAVAAGRPGSTAPTTRAESSGRTGAGTAAHEPGGPVAHEPAGTAAHEPGGPAVEGPGRSRPPAAASGHREPPPLAAATTILVREAHALVGDPPGGSFGARGPRPVATGLASPVRLDGDPPPELVARVCADLAERSALGCRPRLADLLPESREYWAQDAAEGLTTVVGHDGDTPVTLRFAELTPHWLLAGRPGAGTSAFLANVLYGLGARYRPESLVVHLLSVRPDPVFGEFLPSQRNPSWLPHVRTAGVAADREYAMTLLRELDAELDRRAARFEGAGVGRLTELPGPDRPPRVLCVLDGAPLLLAGSDRLSRESLRLLESVARRGRSYGVHLALVGRPTELPGGAYPDQLLAQCPVRVALPGGGDVLEPTNDAAAGLPLGAAVVNTAGGLGGPRGATRGHERVVRFPDPAIDAADRDELRNRLWLARPDPDGPRVFDGAAPARLADDPTYRAVLTAGSGPPLALLGRAVDARTVTASFALDDAPGRHLAVVGRSPVGATVLAEAARSVAAAHPPGGTRFAVATLVAEAEAAAETLVRELRRRHEVNVVDVAQLAKELDDDRPGYLVVFGMDAAGPAELPPESARAGLRGAPGRGVHLLSWWRRTRRLVELAGDGSLTEYVAGLLLLDLPPIEAEYLLGREADWKPAPGRATLADRATGEVRLIVPFGGGVR, from the coding sequence TTGACAGTCTCCAGGGCGCGTACCACCAGGGCGGCCGCACTGCACCGCCAGGCCGCCGCGTCGGCGGCGGTGGTCGCCGCCGCGGTGGACGAGATCGGCCCGGCTGTCGCCGACGGGAGCGACCAGCGCGCCCTGGCCGACATCCTCGCCGGCGCCGCAGGCGTACTGGCCCCGGGCTGGCTGGGCGCGGATCTCGGCGACGGGCTGGCCGAGCCCGAGGCCGGGGACGACCTGGTTCCCCGGTACGTGCGCATCGGCGTGGCCGAGCCGTCGGGCGGGGCGCACTTCCCGGTGATCGTGCCGCTGCTCGGCACCGGCCACCTGGCGCTGGACGCGGACGCCCGCGATCCTCGGGTGGCGGCCGTGCTGCGTTGCCTGCTGCTGCGGGTGCTGGCCGCCGCGCCCGCCGGTTCGGTCCTGGTCCGCGGCGTGACCGCCGCCGACTCGGCGGAGGCCTTCACCCCGTTCCTGCCACTCGCCGAAGTGGGGCTGTTCCCGCCGCCGGCCACCGATCGGCTGGGGTTGCTCGCCGTACTGGCCGAGGCCGAGCGGTGGGTCCGGCCGGCGACATCGGCCGCCGGGCGCGGGCGGCGGCGGGATCGCAGCCTGCTGGTGGTGGTGGCCGCGCTTCCCGATCCGGTCGAGCCGGCCGACCTGGCCCGGCTGGCGGCGCTGGCCGGACCCGGGGCCGCCGCGGGGCTGCATCTGATCGTGGCCGGTTGGCCGGCCGCCGCGCCGCGCCCGCCCGACGCCGATCCGGAGCCGGCGCCCCGACCGGAGCCGATGTCCCGACCGGGGCCGGCTTCCCGATCCGCCGCGGATCAGGTGCCCGCCACCCGGGCGCCGCAGGCGGCGGCGTGGCCGGGCACCCCACCCACGGTGCCCACGGCCGTTTCCCGGGTCGGCGCGTCCACCGGCGCGCCGGTGACCCGCCCGGCCGTGGCCGTGGCGGCCGGCAGGCCGGGATCCACCGCACCCACGACCCGGGCGGAATCCTCCGGGCGCACCGGCGCCGGGACGGCGGCACACGAGCCCGGCGGGCCCGTGGCACACGAACCCGCTGGGACGGCAGCACACGAGCCCGGCGGGCCGGCGGTGGAGGGTCCGGGTCGGAGCCGGCCGCCGGCGGCGGCATCGGGGCACCGCGAGCCGCCCCCGCTGGCTGCGGCCACCACGATCCTGGTACGCGAGGCCCACGCGCTCGTCGGTGATCCGCCCGGCGGCTCCTTCGGTGCCCGGGGACCGCGGCCGGTCGCCACCGGGCTGGCCAGCCCGGTGCGGCTGGACGGCGATCCGCCGCCGGAGTTGGTCGCCCGGGTCTGCGCCGACCTGGCCGAACGGTCCGCGCTGGGTTGCCGCCCCCGGTTGGCCGATCTGCTGCCGGAGAGCCGCGAGTACTGGGCGCAGGACGCCGCCGAGGGGCTGACCACGGTGGTGGGGCACGACGGGGACACCCCGGTGACCCTCCGGTTCGCCGAGTTGACGCCGCACTGGCTGCTGGCCGGCCGACCGGGCGCCGGCACCAGCGCCTTCCTGGCCAACGTGCTGTACGGGTTGGGCGCGCGCTACCGGCCGGAGTCGCTTGTCGTCCACCTGCTGTCGGTACGCCCCGATCCGGTGTTCGGGGAGTTCCTGCCCTCGCAGCGGAACCCGTCCTGGCTGCCGCACGTGCGGACGGCCGGGGTGGCCGCGGACCGCGAGTACGCGATGACGCTGTTGCGGGAGTTGGATGCCGAGCTGGACCGGCGGGCGGCCCGGTTCGAGGGCGCCGGGGTGGGCCGGCTGACCGAGTTGCCCGGACCCGACCGGCCGCCCCGGGTGCTCTGCGTGCTGGACGGGGCGCCGCTGCTGCTCGCCGGGTCGGACCGGCTGAGCCGGGAGTCGTTGCGGCTGCTGGAGTCGGTGGCGCGCCGCGGCCGCTCGTACGGGGTGCATCTGGCGCTGGTGGGCCGGCCGACGGAGCTGCCCGGCGGCGCGTACCCGGATCAGTTGTTGGCGCAGTGCCCGGTCCGGGTCGCCCTGCCGGGCGGCGGGGACGTGTTGGAGCCGACCAACGACGCGGCGGCCGGGCTGCCGCTGGGGGCCGCCGTGGTGAACACGGCCGGCGGGCTCGGCGGGCCGCGGGGTGCCACCCGCGGACACGAGCGGGTGGTCCGTTTCCCGGATCCGGCCATCGACGCCGCGGACCGGGACGAGTTGCGAAACCGGCTCTGGTTGGCCCGTCCGGATCCGGACGGGCCGCGGGTGTTCGACGGGGCCGCTCCGGCCCGGCTGGCGGACGACCCGACCTATCGGGCGGTGTTGACGGCGGGGTCCGGACCGCCGCTGGCGCTGCTCGGCCGGGCGGTGGATGCCCGCACGGTGACCGCCTCCTTCGCGTTGGACGATGCCCCGGGCCGGCATCTGGCCGTCGTCGGCCGCTCGCCGGTGGGCGCCACGGTGCTGGCGGAGGCGGCGCGCAGCGTGGCGGCCGCGCATCCGCCGGGTGGTACCCGGTTCGCCGTGGCGACGCTTGTCGCCGAGGCGGAGGCGGCGGCGGAGACGCTGGTGCGGGAGTTGCGCCGCCGGCACGAGGTGAACGTGGTGGACGTGGCGCAGCTGGCCAAGGAGTTGGACGACGACCGTCCGGGCTATCTGGTGGTGTTCGGCATGGACGCCGCGGGGCCGGCCGAGTTGCCGCCCGAGTCGGCCCGGGCCGGGCTGCGCGGGGCGCCGGGCCGGGGCGTACACCTGTTGTCCTGGTGGCGCCGCACCCGGCGGCTGGTGGAGCTGGCCGGGGACGGTTCGCTCACCGAGTACGTCGCCGGGTTGCTGCTGCTTGATCTGCCGCCCATCGAGGCCGAGTACCTGCTGGGCCGGGAGGCCGACTGGAAGCCCGCTCCGGGGCGGGCGACGCTCGCCGACCGGGCCACCGGGGAGGTACGGCTGATCGTTCCGTTCGGTGGTGGGGTGCGGTGA